CATTTTCAAGACCCGAGGCTCGGGAAATTTTTCCATCTTAAATTTTACTAGATCCGAAATCTTCCGACTTTACGGTTAGAATTGGTCCTCTAAATATTAATAATCGAGTTACGCGTAAGCAAACATGCATGTCCGACTTCttgcaatttaaaaaaaaatatgaggttattttttctaataaccaATTTATTGCTACTATTAAGCTTACGGTTATGGAAATCATCAAAAACATGACCGAAATGTCGCGTGATGAACACTCAATTTTTCTAATCATCCATTGTGATTAATGGGCATTCACGCTAGTGATTAATTTATGCAACacagttttttggttttgtccttattcaggtttttttttttttttttttgcgtttgttagttttacgccaaatttttggaaaataaggGTGAGTATGGTCGAGAggaattaggaaaaaaaaataattatgacttttacacaagtattttgggaaatatccaagaaaaagtctaaaaattgactttttgaacttttctttggatatttcatattttccaaaatacttttgtaaaagtcataattttttacttttccgattcctctcatccttactcacccatatcacataaaagtttggtgtaaaaataacaaatgccaaaaaaatttgaacaagtttaaaccaaaaaaattattctacatAAGTTAATGATCACTGGCATAAACATAAATATACACATTATAATATTTGGACGGAGGCAATGGCAGATGATGTTTCATGTTGACAACTTGAAATTGTACACTTAACCTGGTCAATGAAATTCATCAGTTAATTATATTTCGATTCAATGACGCCATTCGTTGGCTAAACAATCTCATAAGTGCAAGGTTGGAGTGTTGGGGAGGTCCTGTCCCTCAATGGCTCGCTAATCTCGCCCTTGATGATGTTCGGTCATTTGGCCGATCCTCTAACTAATaaaaactcttctttttttgcaaaaaaacaaaaaagacctATAAAAAAATTGGGAGAATCGAACAATATTGAAGGCTAAGGAACTGTTTGGAAAACTGTCTCACCCTTGTAAGTGATTATACAAAGATTAATAttacccatttttttattttttattttttaaaaaagaagaagataaaatagTACGTATCGATATTAATCCAGTATTCTTTTGGCTTTTAGTTTTGGCATGTTAGCAGAATATGATAAACCTTAAAGAATCAAGATCCTCTCACATGACTATGCACCATGACATCCCCACACTCCCATTTGATGATCGATCCAATCGTTCGTTTCGAAGGATTCGATGTGTTTATCGATTGTGCATGCATAAATATGATAGACCGGGTATCTGTGAAAACTTGGTCGAATCACATTTATTTAAGAATAGTAAAAGGTTGGTCATTCATTTTTTCTCACGATGAATACGTTTTTCGTCTAGGTGGATACCGATGCCGAGTCGGCCTGATATTTTGCATGAATGATAAACACATcgagaacaacaaaatgaaagtCTTAAATCGTCAGGCTCTATTTTGCATCTGAGGGCCTATATCACCTACTAATACCTAATTGATCTTTTGCTTGACAGCTTGAATGATAAACAAGTCAAGACCAACGAAACAAATGACTTGAACCGTCAAGTTCTATTTTACATCACATGAGGAACAAAGTAAGAGTGTGTCTGGTGGAAGGATCCTTTCTCGACCTTGAAAATGTAAGAAAATATGCTGACCTCCAATATGTAGTGGGCAACTTTGAGATGCATGCCATGACTTTCTTGTCCATTGACTTCTTTGAACCACAGAGGAATACGTAATTAGGCCTAATCACTAACCGtaaacaaaaattctaacagcaaAGACAATTTGCAAAGAACCATGCagagaaaaacgcgtttggcctCATTGCGGGTCCCGAtgttcgcccctacgaatccaaaagtaatacttaccgatatccgctggagctgattttttatagggccccataaaataatattcaaaaatttatggatatttttctagattttttcgggacacgaaatggggccaaacgcgtttttctttgtgtggttctctgcaaatcgTCTCTGCGGATAGCAGGGCTCAACCGTAAAAGTActgtaattattattattattattattattttttttttgctcggcaaacgaaacacttttataaatctcgaaaggggtacatcgaggggaaaAGAAGGAAGAGCGAACTTGCTCAACCGATAAAAAGGAAACACAAAGGTTAAAAATACACCATCCAGCCGGGGGTTGGATGTGATACACCTCAAACCCATAATTAGAACTTCAGCTTACGAATACCTTGAAGAAAACATTTAAAATCCTCCACTGAGTACACCTTGATATCGAACTTTGCTTTCATCCACATTGCCATCCTAGTCTTAATCTGGTCCCCTACCTCGCTAGCTGACCTTGAGGtattgttgaaaataagatCGTTCCTTGCAAGCCACAGTGACCATAAGGTAGCAAAGAATGTCACCTCCCAAGTGTGCCTTTCCATATTTCTAAACCTTGTGCCAAACCACCAATTAGCTAAGTCCGCCAAAGAGGGTGGACAAACCCAAAACATTAGCCACCACACCATAATAAGCGACCAAGTATTCCACGAAAACTGACAATGCAAAAATAGGTGTTCAGGAGTTTCCTCGAAGGAAGCACAAAATGGGCACTTTGACATTGGACCCACCTGAATCATATTCTTGCTCACGAGCATCGATCTGGACGCCACCCTTCCTTGTAAAGCTAGCCACGAGAAAATTTCTACCTTAGGCGGACTGAGGTTCTTCCATACGGACCCCAAAACTTCATCTCGGGCCTGCACCTGCTGCTCCCATTGGCGATAAACTGATTTCACCGAGAAATTCTTGTCTGTAGACCAATTCCATTGCAATACATCCTTTTTGGAAAAGTCTAGAGCTACACTATTTAATCTTTGTTGTAACTCCACCTTTTGGAGCTTTTCCCATTCATACAAACGTCTACCAAAAAGTAGGTTCCAACTATCTCCGCCAGCCCCTTCCTTAATAGCACTAATAACCAGGTCCTTCTTAGTAGAAATTCGGAATAGCCTGGGGTAAACATCCTTGAGAGCCTTGTCCCCCAACCAAATATGGTTCCAAAATAACGTATCTTGACCCGACCCCACAAGAACTTTGAAGCCCTCTTGAATTATAGTACCGATACATGAAGCTGCATTGCCTATGGAACAGATATCTCTCCATATATTTGTGACCTGTCCAGAATTGGGGAGATGAGGAAGCCAACAACTCTGGGTCAAATTATACTTCCCTCTAATGACCTTGACCCAAAGGGCATCTTTATCCTTACTAAACCGCCACCACCATTTAGCAAGAAAAGCTAGGTTTTGGATCTTCAGATTTTTCACTCCCAAACCtccattctcttttttcttggcAACCTTACTCCATCTCACCAAATGGAGCTTCTTCTTATCAACAGagttaccccaaaaaaattgtttctgcAACTTCTCTATGGCCTTGGCAACAGCTATTGGTAGTTTAAAAagggacaaaaaataaatgggcAGATGACCAAAATTAGAATTTAGAAGAGTAAGTCGACCTCCCGTTGAGTTGAATCTACTTCTCCAAATGCTTAGCTTTTTACCCATTCTTTCCAAAACTGGTTCCCATGTCTTAATTCTATTCGGATTTGCACCCAAAGGCAACCCCAAGTATTTGATTGGCAAGGTCTCTACTTTGCATCCCATCACTTGAGCAAGAGCAGTAACATCTTGCTGGCCGATCTTAACTCCACACAAAGAGCTCTTTGAGAAATTTATTTTCAGGCCAGACATAAGCTGAAAACATCTCAAAATCCTTTTTATATTAGCCAGCTCCAGTCTATCATTATTGCAAAATAGTATCGTATCATCTGCAAACTGTAAATGAGACAGAATTACTCCATTAGCCCCAATCTTTATACCCTTGATAATGTTTAAATCCCGAGCTCTTTTCAACAAAATATTCAGAGCTTCCACCACAATGTTGAAAAGGAAGGGGGATAAGGGATCTCCTTGCCTGAGGCCTATCTGAGTGTGAAATTCCTGAGTGGCAGAACCATTAATAAGGATAGACATTGTTACAGATGAGATACATTCTTTAATCCACCCACACAATTTTTCCCCGAAACCCAACTTCGAAAGCAAGTCCAACAAAAAACCCCAGTGAACACAATCATAAGCTCTCTCAAAGTCTATTTTGAGAATGAGACCCCCATAACGATTGTTCTTCCAACTGTGAATCACCTCATTTGCTATAAGAACTCCATCCAAAATCTGTTTTCCCCCAATAAACGCAGCTTGGGACTCCCCAATGATAGAAGGGAGAAGCAATTTAATTCTGTTGGCCAATACTTTGGAGAGTAACTTATAAACCCACCCCACCATACTAATAGGTCTAAACTCTTTGAACGAAGTAGGGCAATCAACCTTAGGGATCAAAGACACAAATGTAGAGTTGATACCTTTTGTAAGCTTTCCATTGGCATGAAAATCTGAGAAGAACTGGAGTATCAACACCTTCATAAAATCCCAACCTttcttaacaaaagaaaaattgaaaccaTCCGAGCCTGGTGCCTTGAAATTGCTGCAATCCTTCAGGGCTACAAGAATCTCTCCCTCCCCAAActgattttccaaaaaagagGCATCCACTGGAGTAAGTTTTCTGCTAAACAACCCCCCCAACACTGGTCTACCGGCTCTTTCTTCTTTGAAGTTGGTGCTGAAATATTCCATAGCCGCCCCTTTAATCTCTTTTGGACTGTCCAACATTCTTCCATTAGCCTTGATCACACCCACCATATTCCTTCCGAATCTgttgtttgccattgcttggaAAAACCTCGTATTTTTATCCCCCAATTTCAACCATTTGATTCTAGACTTCTATCTCCACATAGACTCAGTTAAGCGAGAAAGTCTCCAGAACTCAGATTTGGTTTTGCACCTTGCAGCATTTTCATCCTCATTTAGCTGTCTCTCTTCCTCTAGAAGCTCAAATTGGTGGAGAGCTGACTCAGTTTTTTGTAAGGCTAAGGTGACATCACCAAAAACTTCTTTATTCCATACTTTCAGCTTATGTTTCACTGCCTTCAATTTCTGCATGATTATGAAGCCTGCCCAACCAGTGACCTGACATTCATTCCACGTTGACTTGGCCAACTTCATACAACTCGGATTTGACAGCCAGATGTCCATAAATTTGAAGGGTCTTGGACCCCAATCCCTACCATCCTCTGAAAGCACAATGGGGCAATGATCAGATATAGGTCTAGGCAATCCCCATTGAagcaatttaaaattttccatcCACTGAATTGAGACCAAAAATCTGTCTAACCGACTATGAATGGCACGATCTTGAAAATTTGTCCAAGTAAAATTTCTCCCCAACATAGGGAGATCAATGAGTTCCATGTTATTACGGAAATCAACGAAGTCCCTCATTCCCCTCTCAATTCTCAAACATCCCACCCTTTCATTCACATCTTGAATCTCATTAAAGTCTCCCCCCACACACCAAGGAATAGAAGAACTAGCCTTAACGTTCAGTAATTCCTCCCATAAAAGTTTACGCTGTACTACCTCATTCGGAGCATAAACGTTCACCACCACACAAGGGAATATATTGTTAATCACCCCTTGCACCTGAATAAACGACCTCTGTATGATAACActatcaactttaaaaaaatctcTATTCCAAATACATAGCAATCCCCCGGATGCCCCGATTGCATTAGAACAGACAAACTCAAAATCAGCATTACCCCACATTTTTTGGACAGATAATCTCTCCAACGATTCCAATTTTGATTCTTGAACGAGCAACATATCaggtttttgatttttgataagcttaaacaaaaatctttttttagTCGAACTCCCTAACCCTCTTATATTCCAAGACAACAGCTGCATAAAACTGAGATAGCCCCAAATTCACACCAAAACAAGGTTGCAAACCTTAAACCCCCGCTTCTCTCTCAAGCATGAGAGAGTATTCCCGAGATTCAAGCTCAATCATAGAACGTAAAATCATCTCATCATTAGGTTGGAAATTAATGCCCAACTCACCTCCAATCGCCATTGTTGCTCTGACCTCTCGCATCACCCTTGAGTCACTCTGAGGAGAGACCTCAGCAGAAGATACAAACTTCTCCACCTGAGCTCGATCTCTGTTCACCATCTCTTGAATGAGCCCAAGGTTTGATAGCTGGcgccttctccttctcctgCATTCGGCATCATTAAGATCGACCAACAGATTAATACAAGGGAGCTGAGAGCATCTTGCTAAGTGGGTTTGCTCTCCAGAATAACCCCCACCCAAATTAAGCTCTGGTGCTTCCTCCTGGCCTTGCCTCTGTTTCGGAAGAGGACTAAATGAGTCAGCAACACACTCACTTGGCCCACTAGATTGGGATTTTACAGCCCCACCTTTATCTTAGCCCACTGGATTACAATGTACCAATAGCCCACCTTTATCTTGGGCCTCTGCAACAACCAACTGGGCTTCCTCAACTGGGCCCACATTATCTAACTCGGCATCTTTAGTCTCGTTCATATCAAACAAGTCCTCAACCAGGGATTCAAAATCCCCTGATGTTGCTTGTGAACCAGACTGATCAAGCATTAAATGCTTGCTTGCACCCTCTTGCTGAGTTCCCGCCCCCCTACCATGCCTTTTGTCTGCCCCAAGTGAGCCTACAATCCCAACGTCACTCTCACCAACCTCGTCTTTTCTATCGGTTGCTGGGTCTGCAAAAAATTCCACGTCATCGTCACCTTCCACTCCATCTCTGGTTTGAGGTTTCAAACCAGCATCCACCGGAGTAAACTTTGGCTGCTGGAGACCATCACTACTGATATTAACCATTGGAATACAAGCTTCCACTTCATCTGGATTGTTAAAAGTGGATTCCTCAGTAACTTTGACATCATATTCCATCCCTTGGACCACAATTTTTATCCATCtgtcaattttttggctttCTCCCGTAGCTATCAACACCCTCCCCTTGACAAAAGATAATGCTTTCAAGGTATCCTCATCCATTGAAATAAAATAACCCCAAATCTCACCAAGCTGTCTGAACATTTGAGCATTCCAAGCATTTAAAGGAATTCCTTGACaccccaaccaaacaaaacgtTCAAAGCTGGCGGGTTCGCCATTCCACGGTTTTACCACTTCGAACCAACGATTCATCCACAGATCCTTAATAAGCGAGTCCCTTGCTTCTTGACTTTGAAAAGTAATAAGGACTGATCTTCCTCCCAAAACCCTGAACTGGGTCACTCTGTCGGATTCACAACTAAGCTTGCTTTCAAAGTCTTCATGGAAACAACTCTATGCATGATAGCCACAGCACTTCGAAACAAACTTCCATTACCAACAGCTTTGGCCTGTAAAGATAAACTCTGTTCTACAAGGGGTTTAGAAGATTCCCCTTTTAGAACATGTACAAAAGATCTTGTCAACCCATACTTGCCCATATTTGTCTCCTTTTGCCCCGAGGATTTTAGCTTGGTCACCTGCACACAGGGTTTGTGAAAAATGGGTACCCTTTGTTTTGAGTTAGCATCACAGTGACCAAAGCTAGCTTCCTTAACAAATAATTTGTTGTTGTCCACCCAGACCCCATTCATCCTAGCCACAACCATCCAAGCCGACACATGGCAATCATATCTTACAAAACCAAATTTACTGCCAGTACGTTTACTCCTTTTCCTTGGTATGAAGGCATCCTTAACTACCCCAAATTTATTGAAAGTTCTCTGCAACCAAGTCTGATCCCTTTCCTCCGGAATGTTGTCCACGAACAGAGTGAATCTCTCCGTTATCTCTGACTCCATGTTCTTCGATAGCCTTACAGCCTGGCTTCTATGACTATTGATCACCGGTATCCAGCCACCACCCTTCTTCTCTGTCtcgctctcactctctctctctctaggcattcttttttaaaagtactgtaattattagtatttttatttgtttgtcaCTATAAATGTTTAATCCACTTTATTTGTTTGTCTTAAATTCACTTTAAATTCTCACTACTCGTATATGGTCAAGTCTGTTGGTTATCATGGCGcactccaattttttcatcattcGAGAAAGGAAAAACCGGAATCCTCCTCCAAGCCCAACGATCACCTTTGGAAATGCATATGGAAGCCGGCCGTTCCCCTTATAAATTCCGTAATCTTTCGTAGAAAGTGTGTAGAAACATTATGGCATGCAGTGAGCCTTGTTCTGGTTCTACTAAAGTTCAATTGTGACGTTGCGGTCAATATAAATGGTAGCGATGCTAGGACAACTGTTATTGCTAAAGATCACAATGGTGGCGTTGTTGATGGAGATTTCAAATCTCAGAAAAATATCCTCGGGTCTTCAAGGGGATCGAGTTGTATTGAGCTTTCTGTTTATAATTCTCTCTTAAACTAAAATCCAATACGAGctaacaaaaattgaatttaattaaaacaattGTACCTAATACATTGCCAAAACAAAAATCGGGTCCTTTTTTTGGCACCAGGGTTGGAAGCCGAAAGTGGCTGCTTCTTTGGCCTCCCCCTATAGCCGGCTCTGGGTTTTGGTGAAATTAACCTGAATTCCGTCCCTAGCGTAGGAGAGATTATTAAGGCCTATTTTGGCCAAATAACCTATTTGGctgatttttttgttcttattctatttttttttgttgcatttgttattttttcagcattttttCTTTGcagattattgattcatctttagaaaaatctaaaaggaaaaaaattatgattaaaacccatttttttaataaagacataaataagccaaatttttttttatctttattaaaaaaagttgaattttgatagtaatttttttactttttatatttctctcatcatgacaaagtaataatttgcaaaaaaatgacgaaaaactaacaaatgcaaaaaccaAATAGATTATTTGGCCAAAATAGGCCTAAGTGCCTAGAACAAAGGCATTGTGTTCCCGCTTCAATTTTCTCCACGCATTTGTATGAGCTCTTGCATACACACACGAATTTCATTTGTAATGTTGGTGAAATTAACCCGAATTCCGTCTATGGTATAGGAGAGGTTATTAAGTGACCTAGGAAAAAAGGCACGTGGTGCCCAACCTTTATTTCTCACACATTTGTATGAGCTTGTGCACATTTACTCGAATGAAAAGTGATATTGACATTCTAAAAATTAATAgagacactccaaaaaataaaaaaagacggCTTTGGAATTTCACTGGTTTTggaatgccaatatcatttaCCCGAATGAAACCACAAgttgtgctacgtgcacagatttttgggcacatatatttttgtgggactcaTATCGGATCTTATAAAgatgatccgaactgctcatctttcttaaaatattgttttgagagtttatgtaaaaaattagctccaacagATATTGATAAGAACTTTTTCAGAAATTATAGGGCAAAATAGAATGATTCATCCTAAAATTTCTGAAaaagtccttaccgatatccgttgaagttgatttctttttcaaaagttctcaaaaaaatattttaaaaaaatgagccattttgatatttttgtagGACTTGAGAATCTGAGATGAGCCCTGAAAAATGTATCTGCATAGTCTATGTGAAATGATCATTATCGTAAAACCACACGTAACAGAGTGTACAAAACagcttatgaaaaaaaaaaaaaagtgtacaaAACAcactagagagagaggagagaggagagagagtgcgtCGTCACGGGCAGGAACCCCGCGCCTCATCCCTATTTGAAACACACCACacaccattttcatttttcaacccTACTTCCCTCCATTATCTTCCCGCCCCCCACCCATCTTCTCCCCTCTTAAATCCCGCCTTTCCCCCCACAatctccctccccctccccctccccctccccctctaaCCCtaatctctatctctctctcatcccccgaattctctctctctctctctctctctctctctctctctctcccctccccgTCCCCCACCATGAACCGCCGCCTACGCCGCCCCTCCCCTCACAGCCTCTCCCCAGAAGAACGCTACCTCCGCTACCTCAAGCCCGGAGCCCTAGCCCAGCTACGAGACTCCAAAATCAGCGCCAGATCCCACCGCTCAACCGACTACTCCCACTTCCAGCACCAGATCCTACTCTCCCGCACCCCCTCCCCTCCTTCCCCCTCCCAGATCGACGGCTACCCTTGCTTCTTCTCCGCTCGAGTCCACGGCCCGCGCTTCCCCCAGAGGAAGAGGCTTGTGGCGGCCAGGCCCGTGTTCTTCAACCCCTCCAGCCCCACCTCGAATCCGCCCGATTCCGTCATTGATTTGTTCGGCAGTAGTAATGATATGCTTGTGGCACATTGATTGATGGTGACTCTTAGTTTGGTAGCATGTGGTTGAACTTTTTTCCTGTTGTAGATTTGTTTCTTTTATCTGTAGTTTTATGGCAATTTTCGTAGTTCCTACATGGGAAAATATGTGAAAACTGGTACTTAGGGCCAACAAATTGATAATAAAAGCGTCGCTTTAAAGATCCCTTATATGCGGTTTCTGATTCTCATGGCTGATTTCGCTTTGGATTTCGTTTTGAGTGGGGATTTTGTTTGTATTTAATAGTTGAATTTTAGATCTTGTTGCCCAAACGTGCAAGTAGGGCTGCAAAAGAGCCGAGCCAAGCTTTGTAGTGTTCAAAATTGGCTCGAG
The sequence above is drawn from the Rhododendron vialii isolate Sample 1 chromosome 6a, ASM3025357v1 genome and encodes:
- the LOC131328649 gene encoding uncharacterized protein LOC131328649, producing MLLVQESKLESLERLSVQKMWGNADFEFVCSNAIGASGGLLCIWNRDFFKVDSVIIQRSFIQVQGVINNIFPCVVVNVYAPNEVVQRKLLWEELLNVKASSSIPWCVGGDFNEIQDVNERVGCLRIERGMRDFVDFRNNMELIDLPMLGRNFTWTNFQDRAIHSRLDRFLVSIQWMENFKLLQWGLPRPISDHCPIVLSEDGRDWGPRPFKFMDIWLSNPSCMKLAKSTWNECQVTGWAGFIIMQKLKAVKHKLKVWNKEVFGDVTLALQKTESALHQFELLEEERQLNEDENAARCKTKSEFWRLSRLTESMWR
- the LOC131330705 gene encoding uncharacterized protein LOC131330705 codes for the protein MNRRLRRPSPHSLSPEERYLRYLKPGALAQLRDSKISARSHRSTDYSHFQHQILLSRTPSPPSPSQIDGYPCFFSARVHGPRFPQRKRLVAARPVFFNPSSPTSNPPDSVIDLFGSSNDMLVAH